TCGAGCGCAATATAATTAAGAGGACTTCGGTGGTGGCCAACAATTCTAAGTACCCCTGACCTATAAACCGTTCATAGGTTAAGTAGTTAGTTTAGGATCTGCTTTTGCCGGGACGCACCTCATCTCTAACGTCGAAAATAATAAGATGCTAACAATCAGTGGTCATCTTTGACACAAAATCAAATACCCAACAGTCAATCGAGACCGTAGGATGACCGAAATCAATGGCCTTAATTGATCCATAGACAGACAACCTTCTtccttatactccctccgtccctgtaTAAAAGGCGGAGAAATGTAAATATGTAGTACCTATATATATGCAGAAATCTACTCCCGATGTGAATTCTTCCCTGTTTACCCTTATTTATGCTTACGAGTATCAGCAAAGCTAGTTATTTCTAACGGTGATTCCCTAGAATAATCAAAACATTCCCATTCAATGCTAACAGTGATTCCCTAGGAGCATTACTGATACAAAACATTCCCATCAATATGGTTTCTTCCATGAATCTcttcatctttcttttttctttttattatgtggAATTTCTTAACTTCTCTTCAAACACAATGAGTGAGAAAATTGAGAAGATGGATAGTGAGATTGATGAGATGATAGATCGTGAGATTGCTGAGATGATGGATCGTGAGTTTGCTGAGATAATGGATAGTGAGTTTTCTGAGATGATGGAACTTGAGAAGATAGAACGTGAGTTTGCTGAGATGATGGATCGTGAGTTTGCTGAGATGATGGAACGTAACAAAACTGAGATGATGGAACGTCAATCGGTCATTTATGATATGGTGAAGATATATTTACCAAAGTTTTTTGATTAAAAACCATCACCGGGTATGCTCTATGTTAAGATTTATCTAGGGTTTCATGGctagtttattttggtttcattagTTTTTGTTCGATGGAGTCAATTAAAAAggttttctttggaaaacttatcTACTGTAAGTTTAATCATCTCTATCAATGAAAAAAAATTGTCTTAACaaattctttattttttctttttgattacatATTCTTGTGTACTGGTATATGTGTTGTATGCCAGATGAGATTATATATTACatattttttcatgttttatgtGTGCTTATttgttcttccatcttttgtaaacAGTGATGATAAAATGAAAAATGATCTCATCCTTATCGATTTGTACAAGGTCAATTGTATGGATCCAAAATGTGGTCCATGGTTGATAATTCACTGTGTTTAGATAGATAGGCTATAGCTGTACGGCCGTGTAAAACATAAGTAGGCATACCagcagccaaaaaaaaaaacaccaactaGGTTAATATTGTTTTTAGAAATGTAGCAGGTTCTTAGGGAAGAACTTATGCTCTGTATCATGCACAACTGCAACTATATGTTGGATTTGTAGGCAATATTACCTTCAAAAAGTTACAGTAACATGGGCTGGCATAAAACATTTTCGCGtgctatcttttttctttttgatctatAGTCTTTAAACCATTATTGTTTGCATTGGTTGTGTATATATGTCTATTGATATTTTAGGACTTGCAGAAAACTAAATCCTTCACAAGAAAGGAATAAAAAAACGAAAACTAACATACAGTAGAAACGAAAGTTAACCAAATCTAAAAACTCCAATACTgacaaactgaaaagaaaactAATCCATACACTCCAATActgaaaactaaaaagaaaactaacctaaaGACTCCAATACTGATAAACTGAAATGAAAACTAATCTAAAAACGCCAATACTGACgaactaaaatgaaaaaaaatctaaataatcCAATACTATAAAGACAAATGTGAAGATCATTCATGTGGTGTTTTATTTTCTTGTTGATATAGTTGATGTTGTAGAGCCTCAAGCGCTTCTTTTGTTGCGGTTATGACTTCACTGTCACACTGAATGCAAGTTGGCAATTCACCAATTCTAATCAAATGATCTTTCTTCATATGTGGGATATAATAATCATTATCtcctttcttctttaatatttcaTTCATGCACGTTTGTAACGTTAGAAATACGTTGTTTATCAGGTAACTTGGATACTCTCGAAAAGAATTTTCCACGCCCGCAACCAATTCAGGCACGGTATTTGGAGCCTCGGAGTGTTGATGTTCATCTATAGATCTAAAATATCCAAGATCATTGACATTTAAATCTGGACTATTTGGAGGTTGAAAACATATGCGCGCATCCAATCCAAATTGTCGAACAACTTCACAAAATTGTTCATCACCAATAGCAATGTGTGGCCTTGCATTATCTTGTTAAATGAAGATTGTACGACCGTCATGTGGCCATTTTTGTATGATAGCAGGGAGTAGTTTGTTGATCAAAAACTCGCGAGTAACCTTTTGTGTGATTGACTTAATCGGTTTCATCTCAAGAGTACCTGCAACTCGATTTTTGCTTTTCCTCTTTGCGGCCTCCATAAAAACGAACACCCACATTCCAATTTTCCCGTCGAATGGAGTATTTACGTATTCATCATATCGGGGACGAGCTAATGCCGACAAAAACATAACTTTTGGAATAAAATTCTTACTGGTACATCTACGTACCGGCGACGCTTCCATTGGATGAAGATAATACTTTTGAGTCGTCTTAGACATATAGAACCACTTTTCATCAATGTGAATACGGTCGTACATACCAGAAAATACTGCTGGGGATACACTCTCATCTAGCATCTCAAGACAATGCTTAAGTCTTGCTATTCTTGTTTTGAGTGAGAAGCCTGGTTTAATAGCATTTGAGTGTGCTTTAATACTTCCATCTTTGATTCTTCTCCAAACAGTGGTCTTTGACATCCCCAAAGCCTTTGTTGTTGATCTTATATTTGTTCTCCGACGGAAAGGAATCAAGCTCATCATCTCCAGATCAATCTGTATTTTTTTGCGACCAATCTTTTTGGGCATTCTTGAGGAAACATTAGCAGGACTTCCATTTTGAATACTGTTTTTTGCAGCACGCCAAAGTCTTTCAACGGATCTTTTccctacaaaaaaaaatgattagcAACCTTTAATAACACACCTCTTGGTAACTTATCGTGAATAGTTTCATTAAAAAGCATTTGTATGATTAGTCTTTTTTTATTTGGTAACAAAAGATTTCTAACACCATATTTAAAGAAACAGTACATATCTTTAGCTTTAAATTTGGAGATAATTTTGGCTCCAAAAAAGAAATTTCAAACCAATTAAGCAATTCtgaaaatttcaaattttgaaatttactCAGAAAAATTTGATTGATTTTGAGCTCCTGTTGgttgtgattaacatttggaaacttgaaatttcaaaattttggtttaaaattttggCTCCAACGTTTTGCCTCCAATATATCTTGGTTTATGGGTAAAATTTTGGTTTATGAAGAGAGAACAGAAGAATTGTTGATCATCAATGGGATTGAACAAAAAACTAGGGGAGGAGGTGGAAGACGAAGAGAATGgttcgagtttttttttttttcttcacggaGTATATAGGCTCTTTTAAGTAACAGAATATTAGAGAATATTTAATATGTGTAACCTTCCAATGAACACACAGTTTTCTTATTTGAAGAGATATTCATTAATTACCATAACAATAAATATGGGCAAATCAGGTAGTATTAGGAAAATTTAGGAAAACTAAATTTTTTCTTATTTGACGAGATTTACACTTCTCCGCCTTTTATAcagggacagagggagtataataTAGATGATTTCGGTTTGATTTCTAATGCCGTCCGTTGAATTGACAGAGGTATGTTGTGAAAAGACAACTACACCCTTTATGTTTAAGAGAAGAGAATCCTTATGTTTCTAGGGTTCAATTTTagaaaaggataaatatgttGTGAAAGACAGCTACACCCTTATAAAATAGGGTTTTTTACATGAATCTAACTGCTAgacataaataatatatatattttgtgtatatttatATATATCCGGCTAGTCCCCGAATAGTCCTTCCAGGCCCCAAGCCCCACTCAGCCGCCTCGCACCCGTCTTGCGACTTTTGCTACACAGGTTCAGGTCTTTAACAAACACCAGATCCATTGTCACAGTAAAGTTGGTTGAGTCAACTACTGGAGAATTGAACTTGAATTGTGTAAATCTGGTTgctgaataaaaaataaataatagacCTGAGTCCTAATTCAAAATTTAAATAATAGATTTCCTATTCAAACAACCCTGCACGATCCTATCTAAGGTACTCATACTTCTGCAATGCTAAGAGCAACTGTagtggtacgatcaaaaccaaagatcaaataccAAAAAAGGACCAAATTTTGGGTATAGTCCGTATTGGTAAGCTACGGTGTACGAGTAAAATTTAGTCGAGCGTACATTATACCCCCGCCTGATCCAGACACACATATAATATCCGCCCCACCATCAGGctcacatataatgtccgccccattttattcaggatcacatataatgtgaTTCCCACCatcaggatcacatataatgtgatccccaccatcaggctcacatataatgtccgccccCATTTTGAAACCATCAGGCGCACTTTATACTTACGCCCCACTCCAAACGgttattataccaacgccccacggATTTTTAATctccgctcgaccaaatttggttttggtcttggtcccagaccaaatatagtctggaatttgggtttagtctggttTTTGATCTTTACTCTCTTCCACTACGTCATGTAtttggaccaaatatttgggtttagtcgtccattgtggacgctttAAGCCACCAAGGGTGGGAACATAAAGATTTGAAGAACAAACATCCAAAAAGTAAATACACAGCAACCCTAAATTGAGAACCCAATTCAATCTAGTGTATCCACCCACCCACACCCTACTCTGACTATGTATCTTGACACCATCTCAACATGAGTAATTATCTATGTTGATTGCACAACAATTGATCATTTTAAATGCTAAATGTGTGTCCTTGGTGCAATGAACCTTTGTTTATAGCATCTTCGGTCTCATGCAACTCATATTTAAGGAGAACGGTGAGAAAAAAAACCCAATCCTTCATGTTATGATATTGGGTCAGtatatattggttttcaatgaCACAAAAGCCACTGTTGTTTTGGTCACTGTGATTCATTTCTCAAGTAGAGACAACATCATGAGTAAGGCAGAAGCAAGATCAAAGGGAGAATCAGAAGTTTTACaccaactaatttttggataGTCAGGTTAGAGTCgttagactgttagagcattaccTAGCCTGGGCATGCACCAATTTCTTTATGCCATTACCAAGCACAATTTATTAGATTAAGCCATTTACACAAGCCTAACTATTGAAGCAATGTGCGAATTGAAACCACATACATTGAAGCATCACAGTCATCCATGCATGACCAGTTCCAGTAAAATTATATATTTAAGCCTTGGTAACAATACCTacaccaccacaacaactaaGTGAAACCCCACAAAACACTTCCAAACCTTAAACTGACTATTGGGTTTTTACCAAAATCACAGAACCCACATCAAACAATATCATAAAAATCATCACATAAATCTCCAATTTATTCCTaactacaacaacaaaaaatgggGGAAAATAAGAGGGGGAAACAATCTTATCCAGCTTAATACTTACACAGGAACATAATAAATCAGAGGAAAAATATTGAACTTACAGAGAAAAAGTTGACCAAGTCTAGCTTTTCTGAGCCGAAATTGGAGTTTTTGTTCTGCACCTGCTGTGCAGTTTCTGATGGCgaatataaaattagggtttccattcAATTCTCCATAATCAAACTGCTGAATAAAAACTATTGGAAATTTTATTTCATAATCGAAATTTCAAAAATCCTAACTGATATAAATTAGAACTTCATATGAATAGATTGAACGGAAG
Above is a genomic segment from Papaver somniferum cultivar HN1 chromosome 10, ASM357369v1, whole genome shotgun sequence containing:
- the LOC113319535 gene encoding uncharacterized protein LOC113319535; translation: MFPSSTPRTMAKYQDSNLLTGDGAKIWYFFFFIIVFSLKLNIELLQRDLRQQFDYGELNGNPNFIFAIRNCTAGAEQKLQFRLRKARLGQLFLWKRSVERLWRAAKNSIQNGSPANVSSRMPKKIGRKKIQIDLEMMSLIPFRRRTNIRSTTKALGMSKTTVWRRIKDGSIKAHSNAIKPGFSLKTRIARLKHCLEMLDESVSPAVFSGMYDRIHIDEKWFYMSKTTQKYYLHPMEASPVRRCTSKNFIPKVMFLSALARPRYDEYVNTPFDGKIGMWVFVFMEAAKRKSKNRVAGTLEMKPIKSITQKVTREFLINKLLPAIIQKWPHDGRTIFI